A single genomic interval of Hyphomicrobium methylovorum harbors:
- a CDS encoding heavy metal translocating P-type ATPase, with protein MADVNGSPRSEGHNAEPAACCCGHKGHSAPTPADGKTEIDPVCGMKVNPHTTKHHTEHDGQAYYFCSAGCVTKFTADPRKYLEPAADDTPPPPPGTIYTCPMHPEIRQEGPGACPICGMALEPDVVTLDAAPNPELADMTRRLWFALALTLPVFVLEMGSHVFGWHLLEARTSAWVQFALATPVVLWAGWPFFERGWQSLKTRHLNMFTLIALGTGVAWVYSVIATLFPGVFPPAFRGHGGQVAVYFEAAAVITVLVLVGQVLELRAREATGGAIRALLNLAPKTARRVSADGREEDVEIDHVVAGDLLRVRPGERVPVDGRVTEGSSSVDQSMVTGESLPVRKASGDTVIGGTINGTGTLVMRADKVGRETMLARIVQMVADAQRSRAPIQRFADRVAGWFVPLVMAVAALAFGAWSAFGPEPRFAYALVAAVSVLIIACPCALGLATPMSIMVGIGRGARSGVLIKGAEALERMEKVDTLIVDKTGTLTEGKPAVTQIRSASGLSEQDLLKLAASIEQASEHPLGGAIVTAAKERGVGLARFDDFSAPSGKGVSGTVDGKRVVIGNRRIMMEAGVDASQFDDEAKRLRDTGATVVYVAVDGSAAGIVAVADPIKSTTPSALRKLVERGIHVVMVTGDNEATAKAVARTLGITDVHADVLPEDKAKLVADLRNKGRIVAMAGDGTNDAPALAAADVGIAMGTGTDVAIESAGVTLLKGDLEGIVQARRLSEATMANIRQNLFFAFIYNGAGVPIAAGVLYPMFGLLLSPMIAAAAMALSSVSVIGNALRLRNVDID; from the coding sequence ATGGCGGACGTCAACGGCTCACCGAGGTCTGAAGGACATAACGCGGAACCTGCAGCTTGCTGCTGCGGGCACAAGGGGCATTCGGCGCCGACGCCTGCAGATGGCAAAACCGAAATCGATCCCGTATGCGGGATGAAGGTCAACCCGCACACGACCAAGCATCACACCGAACATGACGGGCAGGCATACTATTTCTGCTCTGCCGGTTGCGTGACGAAGTTCACCGCCGATCCGCGCAAGTATCTCGAGCCCGCTGCGGACGATACCCCTCCCCCACCTCCCGGCACGATCTACACGTGCCCGATGCATCCTGAAATTCGCCAGGAAGGCCCCGGCGCGTGCCCGATTTGCGGAATGGCGCTCGAACCCGATGTTGTGACGCTTGACGCCGCGCCCAATCCGGAGCTCGCGGACATGACGCGGCGGCTTTGGTTTGCGCTCGCTCTCACGCTCCCCGTCTTCGTGCTCGAAATGGGCTCTCATGTTTTCGGCTGGCACCTTTTGGAGGCGCGAACATCGGCGTGGGTTCAGTTCGCGCTGGCGACGCCGGTGGTGCTGTGGGCCGGTTGGCCATTCTTTGAACGCGGATGGCAGTCGCTGAAGACGCGTCACCTCAACATGTTCACGCTGATCGCGCTCGGAACAGGCGTGGCGTGGGTTTACAGTGTGATCGCAACGCTGTTTCCCGGCGTCTTTCCTCCCGCATTTCGAGGACATGGCGGCCAGGTCGCCGTCTATTTCGAAGCGGCGGCAGTGATTACAGTGCTCGTTCTCGTCGGGCAGGTTCTTGAACTCCGGGCGCGCGAAGCGACCGGCGGCGCGATCCGCGCTCTGCTCAACCTGGCACCGAAGACGGCGCGGCGCGTCTCTGCCGACGGGCGCGAAGAAGACGTCGAAATCGATCACGTCGTCGCCGGTGATTTGCTGCGCGTGCGCCCTGGCGAGCGCGTCCCCGTTGATGGTCGAGTTACAGAGGGAAGCAGTTCCGTCGATCAGTCGATGGTGACGGGTGAATCGCTTCCGGTTCGAAAGGCGTCAGGCGATACCGTTATCGGCGGAACGATCAACGGCACCGGCACGCTCGTCATGCGGGCAGATAAGGTCGGCCGTGAGACGATGCTTGCACGCATCGTGCAAATGGTCGCCGATGCACAACGCAGCCGCGCGCCGATTCAGCGTTTCGCCGATCGCGTCGCTGGGTGGTTTGTGCCGCTCGTCATGGCGGTTGCAGCGCTCGCCTTCGGCGCGTGGTCTGCGTTCGGACCGGAGCCTCGCTTTGCTTATGCGCTCGTCGCTGCGGTTTCGGTTTTGATCATCGCGTGCCCGTGTGCGCTCGGCCTCGCAACGCCGATGTCGATCATGGTCGGCATTGGCCGCGGCGCGCGGTCTGGCGTTTTGATCAAGGGTGCCGAAGCGCTCGAACGCATGGAGAAGGTCGATACGCTCATTGTCGACAAGACCGGTACGCTGACGGAAGGGAAGCCCGCCGTCACGCAGATACGGTCTGCATCCGGATTGAGCGAGCAAGATCTGCTGAAGCTCGCCGCCAGTATCGAGCAGGCGAGCGAGCATCCTCTTGGCGGAGCAATCGTTACGGCTGCCAAAGAACGCGGCGTTGGGCTAGCGCGGTTTGATGATTTCTCCGCTCCGTCTGGCAAAGGCGTCTCCGGAACCGTCGATGGGAAGCGGGTCGTTATCGGCAATCGCCGTATCATGATGGAAGCGGGCGTTGACGCGTCCCAGTTCGACGATGAAGCGAAGCGGTTGCGCGATACTGGCGCGACGGTGGTTTACGTCGCTGTCGACGGCTCGGCTGCGGGTATCGTTGCCGTCGCCGATCCGATCAAGAGCACGACGCCGTCGGCGCTTCGCAAGCTCGTCGAGCGCGGCATCCATGTCGTCATGGTGACGGGCGATAACGAGGCGACCGCGAAAGCCGTCGCGCGCACACTTGGCATTACTGATGTGCACGCGGACGTGCTGCCGGAAGATAAAGCGAAGCTGGTCGCCGACCTTCGCAACAAGGGCCGTATCGTTGCGATGGCAGGCGACGGGACGAACGACGCTCCTGCGCTTGCTGCCGCCGATGTCGGCATTGCGATGGGAACGGGAACGGACGTCGCGATAGAAAGCGCGGGCGTGACGCTGCTGAAAGGCGATCTCGAAGGTATCGTACAGGCACGCCGGCTTTCGGAAGCGACGATGGCCAACATCCGCCAGAACCTGTTCTTCGCCTTCATCTATAACGGCGCTGGCGTTCCGATTGCTGCCGGAGTGCTTTATCCGATGTTCGGACTGCTGCTTTCGCCCATGATCGCGGCGGCGGCGATGGCGCTCTCATCGGTCAGCGTCATCGGCAATGCATTGCGGCTCAGGAACGTGGATATCGATTGA
- a CDS encoding MgtC/SapB family protein, with amino-acid sequence MDMPLHPTTLDIALRLMLTIAAAAIIGLDRETGSHSAGLRTTILVALAASLAMIQVNLLLSLSGKTPGSFVSLDMMRLPLGVLTGVGFIGGGAILKRGAMVSGLTTAATLWSVTIIGLCFGGGQILLGIAATALIYLTLVTLRHLDLNISRQKRARVVIVSETSDAAVENIARVFQQAGWSARFLRQTRNAVADHRVTTFEVRWSQKATAGPPLALLQLVEKNFNCRSFEIIDEGTH; translated from the coding sequence ATGGACATGCCCCTGCACCCCACAACACTGGATATCGCTCTTCGCCTGATGCTGACGATTGCCGCCGCCGCGATCATCGGCTTGGATCGCGAAACGGGCAGCCACAGCGCCGGTCTCCGCACGACAATCCTGGTGGCGCTGGCAGCGTCCCTAGCGATGATCCAGGTCAATCTTCTGCTGAGCCTGAGCGGCAAGACTCCAGGATCGTTCGTCTCGCTGGATATGATGCGCTTGCCGCTCGGCGTCTTGACCGGCGTTGGCTTCATCGGCGGCGGAGCAATCCTCAAGCGCGGCGCAATGGTTTCCGGGCTGACGACAGCCGCCACGCTCTGGAGTGTAACGATCATTGGTCTGTGCTTCGGCGGCGGGCAAATTCTGCTCGGCATCGCCGCGACGGCGTTGATCTACCTGACGTTGGTCACGCTTCGTCACCTCGATCTGAACATCTCCCGGCAGAAACGCGCGCGTGTCGTGATTGTGTCTGAAACTTCGGATGCGGCCGTCGAAAACATCGCCAGAGTCTTCCAGCAGGCAGGGTGGAGTGCGCGCTTCTTGCGGCAAACCAGGAATGCCGTTGCCGATCACCGCGTCACGACATTCGAGGTGCGCTGGAGTCAAAAGGCAACGGCTGGCCCGCCGCTCGCGCTGCTGCAACTGGTCGAAAAGAATTTCAACTGTCGCTCGTTTGAAATCATCGACGAGGGCACGCACTAG
- a CDS encoding acyl-CoA carboxylase subunit beta has protein sequence MKDIIAELEKRRDNARLGGGTARISAQHKKGKLTARERIELMMDEGSFEEFDMFVEHRCTDFGMEKTKIPGDGVVTGWGTINGRVVYVFAKDFTVMGGSLSETHAKKITKIQDMALKNRAPIIGLFDAGGARIQEGVDALGGYGEVFQRNVLASGVIPQISVIMGPCAGGDVYSPAMTDFIFMVKDTSYMFVTGPDVVKTVTNETVTAEELGGARVHTTKSSIADRAYENDVEALLQMRRLMDFLPSSNKTGVPELISKDDPERIDRSLDTLIPENPNKPYDIKELILKLADEADFFEIQEAFAKNIVTGFARMEGRSVGIVANQPMVLAGVLDSDASRKAARFVRFCDCFEIPIVTLVDVPGFLPGTAQEYGGLIKHGAKLLFAYAEATVPKITVITRKAYGGAYDVMSSKHIRGDVNYAWPTAEIAVMGAKGAAEILYRSELGDPEKIQARIDEYKERFANPFVAAERGYIDEVIKPSTTRKRICRALNMLRNKTLENPWKKHDNIPL, from the coding sequence ATGAAAGACATCATCGCCGAGCTCGAAAAGCGTCGTGACAATGCCCGTCTCGGCGGCGGCACAGCGCGCATATCGGCTCAGCACAAGAAGGGCAAACTCACCGCGCGCGAACGCATCGAATTGATGATGGACGAGGGCTCCTTCGAAGAATTCGATATGTTCGTCGAGCATCGCTGCACCGACTTCGGCATGGAGAAGACCAAAATTCCGGGAGACGGCGTCGTCACCGGCTGGGGCACGATCAACGGCCGCGTCGTATACGTCTTCGCCAAAGACTTCACCGTTATGGGCGGTTCTCTCTCCGAGACGCACGCCAAGAAGATCACCAAGATTCAAGACATGGCGCTGAAAAACCGCGCCCCGATCATCGGCCTCTTCGATGCTGGTGGCGCGCGTATTCAAGAAGGCGTCGATGCGCTCGGCGGCTACGGCGAAGTGTTTCAGCGCAACGTGCTGGCATCCGGCGTCATCCCGCAGATCTCCGTCATCATGGGACCGTGCGCCGGCGGCGACGTCTATTCGCCCGCGATGACGGACTTCATCTTCATGGTCAAGGACACGAGCTATATGTTCGTGACCGGCCCGGACGTGGTGAAGACCGTCACCAACGAAACGGTAACGGCGGAAGAACTCGGCGGCGCCAGAGTTCACACGACCAAGTCGTCCATCGCAGACCGCGCTTACGAGAATGACGTCGAAGCGCTGCTGCAGATGCGCCGCCTGATGGACTTCCTTCCGTCGAGCAACAAGACGGGCGTGCCCGAGCTCATCTCCAAGGACGACCCTGAGCGCATCGACCGTTCGCTTGATACGCTCATCCCGGAGAATCCGAACAAGCCGTACGACATCAAGGAACTGATCCTGAAGCTTGCCGACGAGGCTGACTTCTTCGAAATTCAGGAAGCCTTCGCGAAAAACATCGTCACCGGTTTCGCGCGCATGGAAGGGCGCAGCGTCGGCATCGTCGCGAACCAGCCGATGGTGCTCGCAGGCGTGCTCGATTCAGATGCCTCGCGCAAGGCCGCGCGCTTCGTCCGCTTCTGCGACTGCTTCGAGATTCCGATCGTGACCTTGGTTGACGTTCCAGGCTTCCTGCCGGGAACCGCACAGGAATACGGCGGCCTCATCAAGCACGGCGCCAAGTTGCTCTTCGCCTACGCGGAAGCGACCGTTCCGAAGATCACCGTTATCACGCGCAAGGCATACGGCGGCGCCTACGACGTCATGAGCTCGAAGCACATCCGCGGTGACGTGAACTACGCATGGCCGACGGCAGAAATCGCGGTGATGGGCGCCAAGGGCGCCGCCGAAATTCTCTACCGTTCCGAGCTTGGCGATCCGGAGAAGATCCAGGCACGCATCGACGAATACAAGGAACGCTTCGCCAATCCGTTCGTGGCAGCGGAACGCGGCTACATCGACGAGGTCATCAAGCCTTCGACGACGAGAAAGCGGATCTGCCGCGCGCTCAACATGTTGCGCAACAAGACCCTCGAAAATCCCTGGAAGAAGCACGACAACATTCCGTTGTGA
- a CDS encoding DUF2750 domain-containing protein: protein MPRIPELAQRDRFVRRAVSEGRVLTLADEENASVPSQKVSGRTVQLFWSSPIEAGRWAEALAGNKDLQDIPLTAFAADILPGIATAKGFAGTDWVSDPIEAEVDPIDLQIRLKLESLPGYAKAARGRGEVYLLANDEGPLLTPASAKSGPTDSLLHVFASRSEADRHMKRLGGNRVLAEPVVDFVGTTLPWATTQARAVTVEPIAGAGFIEVKIADFGRQLAAATAPAG from the coding sequence ATGCCGCGCATTCCCGAACTTGCCCAACGCGACCGGTTCGTGCGCCGTGCCGTCAGCGAAGGCCGCGTACTGACACTGGCCGACGAAGAGAACGCGTCGGTTCCGTCGCAAAAGGTGTCCGGGCGCACGGTCCAGCTCTTTTGGTCAAGTCCGATCGAAGCGGGCCGCTGGGCGGAAGCTCTGGCAGGCAACAAAGACCTGCAGGACATTCCGCTGACGGCCTTCGCCGCCGACATCCTGCCAGGCATCGCAACCGCCAAGGGCTTCGCCGGTACCGATTGGGTGTCGGACCCGATCGAAGCTGAGGTCGATCCGATCGATCTTCAGATCCGCCTGAAGCTGGAGTCGCTTCCCGGATACGCCAAGGCAGCGCGCGGGCGGGGCGAAGTCTATTTGCTCGCCAATGACGAAGGCCCCCTGCTGACGCCCGCTAGCGCCAAGTCCGGGCCGACCGACTCTCTGCTTCACGTCTTCGCCAGCCGGTCTGAGGCAGACCGGCACATGAAGCGCCTTGGCGGCAACCGCGTCCTCGCCGAGCCCGTCGTCGATTTCGTCGGTACAACCTTGCCCTGGGCCACCACTCAAGCCCGTGCGGTGACGGTTGAACCCATCGCGGGGGCGGGCTTCATCGAGGTTAAAATCGCTGATTTCGGCCGCCAACTTGCCGCGGCCACGGCGCCCGCCGGTTAA
- a CDS encoding acyltransferase family protein: MIGYRADIDGLRALAVALVILFHAKLGFFSGGFIGVDVFFVISGYLIASIISRDVAEGRFSIAQFYARRARRILPALFVVIIASAIAAMFILVIPQDLLTFAYSVRATLLFYSNFFFSRAGDYFQPALETQPMLHTWSLGVEEQFYLIAPLLLAPLLRSRNARGWLIFAAIFAIFLWLSQRGVLRGGTKAFYWPHARAFELMIGVALASPFIRPLATIPRAIVGIAGVSMILTAAIMFTAKTPFPGLAALLPTVGTALVIWSGLGGGSFVSRGLSVAPMVFVGKISYPLYLWHWPIFVFASLLPEPFDSPADRVGLIALAVVCATLTYYFIEKPIRTNVSTSPRGRPFVLGTALASTAVALIPVQALIASGGWKNRFGPEVAAFTSSNPTELLTPGLCSGDPQSWGTQSNCLIGDTAAPTATFVLWGDSHGRVLAPAVSAAAKSRGLKGYFISRGGCAPLVIANLVDAFIPLKCVDAADQTFALLKSGAITHVIVAARWAGYIRPPTTAKDEADLHPLGMPLRTALGYTLERLLAFQPKITLVGPIPEPLFDVPRVMTRAMIDGKPHDASLPRAEFNARNGEVLQILKDEENRTGVRVLYPHQALCNEIACAASGDGYALYVDDNHLSPRGVARLGGLIERIFEEHSAVLEPQGTKR; this comes from the coding sequence ATGATCGGATACCGTGCTGATATCGACGGCCTCCGCGCGCTCGCTGTCGCGCTGGTCATTTTGTTTCACGCCAAGCTGGGCTTCTTTTCGGGCGGCTTCATCGGCGTCGACGTCTTCTTCGTAATCTCCGGCTATCTCATCGCGTCCATCATTTCCCGCGATGTCGCTGAAGGTCGCTTTTCGATCGCGCAGTTTTATGCGCGCCGCGCACGGCGAATATTGCCCGCGCTGTTCGTCGTCATCATCGCATCGGCGATTGCCGCGATGTTCATTCTGGTCATCCCGCAAGATCTGCTGACGTTCGCTTACTCGGTGCGCGCGACACTGCTCTTCTATTCGAATTTCTTTTTTAGCCGCGCTGGAGACTACTTCCAGCCGGCGCTCGAGACGCAGCCGATGCTGCACACGTGGTCGCTGGGCGTTGAAGAGCAGTTCTATCTCATTGCACCTTTGTTGTTGGCGCCGCTGCTTCGTTCGCGCAATGCGCGCGGCTGGCTCATCTTCGCTGCCATTTTCGCAATCTTCCTCTGGCTCTCTCAGCGCGGAGTTCTGCGCGGCGGCACGAAGGCATTCTACTGGCCCCACGCACGCGCGTTTGAATTGATGATTGGCGTTGCACTGGCGTCGCCCTTCATCCGGCCCCTGGCAACTATCCCACGCGCAATCGTGGGCATCGCGGGCGTGAGTATGATCCTCACCGCCGCAATCATGTTCACCGCAAAGACACCGTTCCCGGGACTGGCCGCATTACTGCCGACCGTTGGAACCGCGCTCGTCATTTGGTCCGGCCTCGGCGGCGGTTCGTTCGTCAGTCGCGGGCTCTCCGTGGCGCCGATGGTCTTCGTCGGAAAAATCTCTTATCCGCTTTACCTGTGGCACTGGCCCATCTTCGTCTTTGCGAGCCTGCTGCCGGAACCCTTCGACTCGCCCGCAGATCGCGTGGGTCTCATCGCGCTTGCCGTCGTCTGCGCCACGCTGACGTACTACTTCATTGAGAAGCCCATTCGGACCAATGTCTCGACGTCTCCGCGCGGCAGGCCATTCGTGCTGGGCACAGCTCTAGCTTCCACGGCGGTCGCGCTCATTCCCGTTCAAGCGCTGATCGCGAGCGGGGGCTGGAAAAACCGGTTCGGCCCGGAGGTCGCGGCGTTCACCAGCTCCAATCCGACGGAGCTTTTGACGCCCGGTCTATGCAGCGGCGATCCCCAATCGTGGGGGACACAATCGAATTGTTTGATCGGCGACACGGCCGCCCCAACTGCCACGTTCGTTCTGTGGGGGGATTCCCACGGCCGCGTGCTCGCGCCAGCCGTTTCCGCGGCAGCGAAGTCGAGGGGCCTGAAGGGCTACTTCATCTCGCGCGGCGGATGCGCTCCGCTGGTGATTGCGAATCTTGTCGACGCCTTCATCCCGCTGAAGTGCGTTGACGCCGCCGATCAGACATTCGCGCTTCTGAAAAGCGGAGCGATCACTCACGTTATCGTCGCTGCGCGCTGGGCGGGCTACATTCGCCCTCCCACCACCGCCAAAGACGAAGCTGATCTCCATCCTCTCGGCATGCCGCTCAGAACGGCGCTCGGTTACACACTCGAGCGGCTGCTTGCGTTCCAGCCGAAGATCACACTTGTCGGTCCAATTCCCGAACCGCTGTTCGACGTACCACGCGTCATGACGCGCGCAATGATCGACGGTAAGCCGCACGACGCGTCGCTTCCTCGCGCCGAATTCAACGCGCGCAACGGCGAGGTTTTGCAAATTCTCAAAGATGAGGAGAACCGGACAGGTGTCCGCGTTCTCTATCCGCACCAAGCCCTGTGCAACGAAATCGCTTGCGCGGCCTCCGGTGACGGATACGCCCTCTACGTCGACGACAATCACCTCAGCCCGCGCGGGGTGGCTCGCCTCGGAGGTCTGATCGAAAGAATTTTCGAGGAGCACTCTGCGGTCCTGGAACCCCAAGGTACCAAACGTTGA
- a CDS encoding ATP12 family chaperone protein, which translates to MSEKEANFGNDHRRDLEQAANAPQKSKISDSLTKPLARRFYTEVTVAGEPGAWEILLDGRTIKTPKKRTLRLPTRELADAIRDEWDAQEKEINPSRMPLTRFANTAIDAVSEAMDSVAADIVSYAGSDFLCYRAESPEKLRILQAECWNPIVARAEAELDAQFRIVNGIMFVPQPQETLDAVANSLRPHNAYRLTGLHVLTTLTGSALLALALDRQDISPDDAWAAAHVDEDYQIAHWGEDAEGAARRRGREIEFRAACRWLAALAA; encoded by the coding sequence ATGAGCGAAAAAGAAGCGAACTTCGGCAACGATCATCGGCGCGACCTGGAGCAGGCGGCAAACGCCCCGCAAAAAAGCAAAATTAGCGACAGCCTGACGAAGCCACTTGCACGGCGCTTCTATACCGAAGTGACCGTCGCCGGAGAGCCGGGGGCCTGGGAAATTCTGCTCGACGGGCGCACGATCAAAACGCCGAAGAAACGGACGCTGCGCCTGCCGACGCGCGAACTGGCGGACGCTATTCGTGACGAATGGGACGCGCAGGAAAAAGAGATCAATCCATCCCGCATGCCGCTGACGCGTTTCGCGAACACGGCAATCGACGCGGTAAGCGAAGCAATGGACTCCGTCGCCGCCGATATCGTTTCCTATGCCGGAAGTGATTTCCTCTGCTACCGGGCGGAAAGTCCTGAGAAACTTCGAATTCTCCAGGCGGAATGCTGGAACCCGATCGTCGCGCGCGCCGAAGCGGAACTGGACGCCCAATTTCGGATCGTAAACGGCATTATGTTCGTGCCGCAGCCCCAGGAGACGCTGGACGCAGTGGCAAATTCGCTGCGTCCCCACAATGCCTATCGCCTGACCGGGTTGCACGTCTTGACGACACTTACGGGTTCGGCGCTCTTGGCGCTGGCGCTTGATCGCCAGGACATTTCTCCGGACGACGCATGGGCCGCCGCTCATGTGGATGAGGACTACCAGATTGCCCATTGGGGCGAAGACGCCGAAGGGGCGGCGCGCCGGCGCGGACGCGAAATCGAGTTCCGTGCCGCATGCCGATGGCTGGCGGCGCTGGCTGCCTGA
- a CDS encoding HAD-IA family hydrolase — protein MKLVVFDCDGTIVDSQVGIVRAMEHAFTSQRMVPPTRERILAVVGLSLFEACSALAPEAEYATRAELAERYKVAFRTLHRDLADADVLFPNAKETIDRYVASNEHMLGIATGKARRGIDRLLEREGWLTAFATIQTADDHPSKPDPSMLVRAMAETDTKPEATVMVGDTSYDIAMARAVGVFPIGVSWGYHSVDELVDAGAGAIVRSFAELPAAIESAWRTKSRAA, from the coding sequence ATGAAACTAGTCGTTTTCGATTGCGACGGAACGATCGTCGATAGTCAGGTCGGCATCGTCAGGGCCATGGAGCACGCTTTCACGAGCCAGCGCATGGTCCCGCCGACGCGCGAGCGGATTCTGGCCGTCGTTGGATTGTCGCTCTTTGAAGCCTGCTCGGCCCTCGCGCCTGAAGCGGAATACGCAACGCGTGCGGAACTCGCCGAACGCTACAAGGTGGCGTTCCGAACGCTGCATCGCGACTTGGCCGATGCCGACGTTTTGTTCCCGAATGCAAAGGAAACGATCGACCGGTATGTAGCGAGCAATGAACACATGCTCGGCATCGCAACCGGCAAGGCTCGTCGGGGCATCGACAGGCTGCTCGAGAGGGAAGGTTGGCTGACGGCATTCGCCACCATTCAGACGGCCGACGACCATCCCTCGAAACCCGATCCCTCGATGCTGGTGCGGGCGATGGCCGAAACCGACACCAAACCCGAAGCCACTGTTATGGTCGGCGACACCAGCTACGACATCGCAATGGCGCGCGCAGTCGGGGTGTTCCCCATCGGCGTTTCCTGGGGCTATCACAGCGTCGACGAGTTGGTCGATGCCGGTGCAGGTGCCATTGTCCGGAGCTTCGCCGAATTGCCCGCTGCAATCGAATCCGCGTGGCGCACCAAGAGCCGCGCCGCATGA
- a CDS encoding septal ring lytic transglycosylase RlpA family protein: protein MSRGPLGRLTTNVGLAMTASALLTACSSNPPARTIGGVSRPVFTESEYGVSTSPRVAPHAFRKGGGHYKLGSPYKVAGRWYVPHEDPNYQASGVASWYGDDFHGRRTANGEVFDARALTAAHPTMPLPSYAVVTNLDNGKSVLVRVNDRGPYVNDRIIDMSHAAASQLGYVNKGRARVRVQYAGRAPLNGDDRREREYLFAQQRQQPQQWQRPNRAPLPPMAVASAREAPPQRYDTNARQNAQQGGWSALGYRAGLAGKPPPQRSAAAPMPRPAETASLGNFDDRRMPYAPRETAAPFGSGRSYVQVGIFRERSNAERMRRELGALGPVEVAPISSRDGGQAYRVRIGPFSPDAAGRTQNQIADLGVSNTAIVAE from the coding sequence ATGAGCAGAGGCCCTCTAGGCCGCCTGACGACGAACGTTGGGCTGGCGATGACCGCGTCGGCGTTATTGACCGCCTGCTCGAGCAATCCGCCCGCTCGTACGATCGGCGGCGTCTCACGCCCAGTCTTTACCGAAAGCGAATACGGCGTTTCGACCAGCCCGAGAGTTGCTCCGCACGCCTTCCGCAAAGGTGGCGGACATTACAAGCTTGGTTCGCCCTACAAGGTAGCCGGACGCTGGTACGTGCCGCACGAAGATCCGAATTACCAGGCCAGTGGCGTCGCGTCCTGGTACGGCGACGATTTCCATGGCCGCCGGACAGCAAACGGCGAAGTCTTTGACGCCCGCGCCTTGACGGCTGCTCATCCCACCATGCCGCTGCCGAGCTACGCCGTCGTCACCAATCTCGACAACGGCAAAAGCGTTCTCGTTCGCGTCAACGATCGCGGTCCCTACGTCAACGATCGCATCATTGACATGTCGCACGCCGCTGCAAGCCAGTTGGGCTACGTAAACAAGGGCCGCGCTCGTGTGCGCGTTCAGTACGCCGGGCGCGCGCCGCTGAATGGCGACGATCGGCGCGAGCGCGAATACCTGTTCGCCCAACAGCGGCAGCAACCACAGCAGTGGCAGCGCCCCAATCGTGCGCCGTTGCCTCCGATGGCCGTTGCGTCCGCGCGCGAAGCCCCGCCGCAGCGCTATGATACGAATGCACGTCAAAACGCTCAGCAAGGCGGATGGTCGGCACTCGGTTATCGCGCGGGTCTCGCCGGAAAGCCCCCGCCGCAGCGGAGTGCCGCCGCCCCGATGCCGCGTCCTGCCGAAACAGCGAGCCTTGGAAATTTTGACGATCGCCGGATGCCCTACGCCCCGCGCGAGACGGCAGCCCCCTTTGGCTCAGGACGAAGCTATGTGCAGGTCGGCATCTTCCGCGAGCGATCGAACGCTGAACGGATGCGCCGTGAACTCGGAGCACTCGGTCCGGTCGAAGTCGCACCGATCTCCAGCCGGGACGGCGGGCAAGCCTACCGGGTTCGGATCGGGCCGTTTTCGCCCGACGCGGCAGGTCGAACCCAGAACCAGATCGCCGATCTCGGCGTTTCCAACACGGCGATTGTTGCTGAATAA
- a CDS encoding RidA family protein has product MSKQKLSDKRTNISSGGAYESVFGYSRAVRVGNDVHVSGTCAPAGYEKSDAYTQARAALDIIEKALADAGASTSNVVRTVVYLRDVNDADDVARAHLETFDAIRPASTLVQVTSMIRQWQKVEIEAYAIIQ; this is encoded by the coding sequence ATGAGCAAACAAAAATTGTCTGACAAACGCACCAACATTTCGTCGGGTGGTGCGTATGAGTCTGTGTTTGGATATTCACGAGCCGTCCGCGTCGGAAACGACGTCCATGTCTCGGGAACATGTGCGCCTGCCGGTTATGAAAAAAGTGATGCCTATACGCAGGCCCGTGCCGCACTCGACATTATAGAGAAAGCTCTCGCGGATGCAGGTGCGTCGACTTCGAATGTCGTTCGCACCGTTGTCTATTTGCGCGATGTCAATGATGCCGACGACGTGGCGCGCGCGCATCTCGAAACATTCGATGCGATCCGCCCGGCGAGCACGCTCGTTCAGGTCACGTCCATGATCAGGCAGTGGCAGAAAGTCGAGATCGAGGCATACGCAATCATCCAGTGA